The following is a genomic window from Epinephelus moara isolate mb chromosome 17, YSFRI_EMoa_1.0, whole genome shotgun sequence.
TTAAAATTAGGGACAGCAACATTGCCATTTCTGCTGGGAGCCTTTTTGCATGTCATCACCCCCTCTCCCTGCATGTCTAAGCTGTCATACATCAGAGATGTCATTAAAATCCTTTGTAATTCAAGATGAATTACAACATTATCTTAATATACAGAGCACGTATTTGCATTTCATGATATATGCGGTGCGAGACAGGAGAGGGGCGACCATTGTCCGGCCGCACCCCAGCCCTGTCACAAACAGCTCTGCTCACCGATCGAGGCCGGTTATCCGGGGCCAACCGAAGATCCGCGGCGCTATGGTATCATTACGTCTAGGCAGGATTCTGACATTCAGTCATAATAACACAGATGGTAGCTTCGCACCATTGGCTCCTCAGCCAAGCACATACACCAAATGTCTGAATCTGCGGTTCCTCTCATACTGAGCAGGATTACTACTGCAACAACACATCATCAGTAGGGTGTTGATTAAGTCCCTGCCCTTTGTACAACCGCCCGTCGCTACTACCAGTTGAATGGTTTAGTGAGGTCCTTGGATAGAGCGCAGAGAAGATGATCAAACTTGACTATCTAGAGGAAGTAAAAGTTGTAACAAGGTTTCCGTAGGTGAATCTGCGGAAAGATAATTAGCAGGTTATCATCAGCCCAGGCCTGAGCCCGGCAACGTGGGTCACAGGGATGGCCGGTATGTCGTAACTCCCCCTAGTCTAGGCCTCCTCCCGATCGGATGCAACGCTCCCCCACCGCCCTCTGCTATCCATTGGCAGAGGGCGGCTCCAGGGTACCCGTCAAAGTGGTCGCGTGCCCCCAGGTACCCaactctctcccctcctccagagggagagggggattCATTGTTTCCAGTAGCGTCCTGTCCTTCGGCCGTGATGGTGTGGAGCGCCCAGGGGTCCCGTGTCTCTCCTTAAAAACCCTTTGTCTGAGAACCTGGGCCTCCCAAAGgcaaacaaatgtgaaaaactCAAAAATGTGATCAATCGGCTTGTGCGTCGATGAAGAATGCAGTTAGACACATTGACCATCGACACTTTTAACGCACCTTGCGGCCCCGGGTTCCTCCCGGGGCTATGCCTGTTTGAAGGTTGCTTTATCATCAATTGGGAACGCCCCACGTTTCTGCAGTTGGGACCGTTGCAGGCGCCAGACGCCTTCGTCCCCCTAAGTACAGACCAAGTAGCGAGGAGGGCACTCCACTAAGAGGGCACTCCACTAAGAGGGCAAACTAACTGAAACAATACAGTGTACTTAATATaactacataaaataaaatacaggaaATGTTTTAAGTCTTAGCCTTAGCCAATTTGGTCAAACTTGGCAAACCATAATGTCATGCAGCATGTTTTTAACGACTTAGGATCTTTAAGgttgttttcacatatagtcctttttaaacaaactgagctcagtcctcttaaagtgcaccaaaaagtggaccaacagaaaagggactcagatctttttgtgttcacattgtcagttcatttgaaagaggactctttctctctctctttctggtcaacttcagctctggTGGGGCCTCGGTCCTcttcctgttcacactatagcctatatataatatatattgttgTAGTTTATGTTTTGACTTTGATGTGGCACTGCAGTGTGGTTATGAACTTAACATTGGAGAGAACCTTAGCATTTCTGTGCGTTGTGGACAGTTGCCGTTTGATGTTTTCTTCGTTCCATATCTGGAGGAGTGCAGTTTCATCATCAGACCAAAGTACTCCTCGTCTGCTGGTCGTGCTGTCGTTACCTGTGGCCATGGTTCCGTTGTGTTTATTATGCATCCCACTGAAATAGCGTAGGATCTGTCTATGGCAAGCCTGGAGGGTTACAATACAATAGCAAAAGGCAAAGCGGACCCGGAGCGTTTTGTGTTCACACAGCACAAGTTAAGTGAACCGCACCGCGGACTTGAAGCGAACCAAGGTGGTCTGAGTTTGGTTCGCTTAAGAGGGGtgtgagttctcttggagtgttcacatcggggcaaaaaatgctgagtcaccacTCTGAGTCCGCTTAgggggctgaaaaggaccaagtgtgaaaacaccctaagaAAGCAACACGCACCAAATATGGAgtggcagctggagaggtgctgCTACTGCCAAGGTGTTCCTGTGGAGGGCACCGaacactagtgatggccaaatgaggcctcatgaaccactgtctttattttcttaagccactagatggcactgtctgttcaacaaaggtttgaaagcacactttattgccagtccttcagcctttatctgtaaaccaagagcgccacctggtggggtcagaaaataaagaaagtggttcatgaggcttcatttggccatcactaccaaACACCCAACTGCTCATTGTGCCTGTACATATGCAGCCCCTTTGCTGACAtatctccatttaatgcatgtataggtcctgtttgtgcatgtgtgtgtatttcaggcctgtgtgtatatgacaacaaaaATTAAGTTCAAAAATTAAATTTCCCATCATCtaactaactaaataaataaattatacatctgaactaaactgaaacaagcAGACTCACTTTGTAAACcaactgaaactaaactgatTTAAAAGCAAAACTTAAACAGTCTGTAGGAAAATGTGTCATCAGCAGCTTAGGTTAATTATCGCACattatgtttgtattttatgaGCTTGTTAAAGTTCCCATCACACACCTGTCACATGATCTCTAATCTGTGACCAATGTAGGACAGCTGGTCTGGTTCCCGTCATTATCTGTCAGGCAAACAACCACTGCTTTATTTGAAAGATAACATTCAGCGGGGTAAGGTCTTCACTGTGCCCTGATGGTTTCTTCTTCATTCATGCGTAGTATGGAAGCACTTTGAATGTTTATAATGCCCTTTTCTGAGGCCAAACACTCAAACCACGGCACATTTGTACTGCAATGTGGAGCGGCAGCATTCCTCAGGTCAGACTGAGGTGAGTCCACTATGTGTTTCAGGTGTGTCATCAGTGGAAAATGTTAACCATTGGACTCAAACACCACACCCAGCCAAACACACAACTTCCCTGTGAGAGAACTACTGTTATGTGCTCCCATTGTGGGTCGTGTCATAAATGCTACTATTCTGAGCTCAGGTTAcagcaggcagagagagaaaccaGCGCTGTGCTCGGGAGAGGGAGGGTTCAGGCTGATGAATAACTGTGTTGACGTTACATTTTCCTGTTTCACAGCTAGCCCTGTAATGTATTCATAACTCACTCACACAGCGGGAGAGTCACCTGCTCTGCTGTCACCGAGGACTGAAGTGTGACTGAACAGCTTCACCTAAGAGAAGCAGCTGTGAGTATGAGGAATATGGAGGAAAAGCTAAAACCTACGATTTATTGTGTTGTGAGAAAGACTAAGCAGGTGAATGACAGTGAAGTTAATCGGTTTAAATAGCTAAGGTGTGGATTATTCAAAAGGGGAACAACCCTTTTTCTTAACTGTCAGGTATCTGACACATCTGCAAACATATGTTCAGTGTAGAATGAAGAAAATgtgctgtttttgaaatattaccTAATATTTAGTGTGAACTTAAAGCAGTTTTAAAGTTagtatttaattcattttgtgCTGTGTAACGTATCTTGCTTAGAATGACCAACAATAGCAGTTTTGGACCAATAGTTAAATTGATATAATTGTAAAAATCATATTTTCCTGGTTATTTTGGGACTGAATGATGAGTTAAGCTGCAGGTCGTGCAGATTTGTTTAATCAGATCTGTTTAAAAGCCTTAATACTTAGCCTGTGAGTTTGTATTTGTATGGATTCAAGGGAATAATtggatttaataataaaaaagaatcgactaaatatatataaatatgtttatGTTGTGGTTCTATAACTGTGGATGACCAGGGGAAAAAATGAAGTGAAACGAAATTGAATCTATGTTATATGTCAGCCCCTTCTCATTCCAGCCGTCAAATACCGCTGcaatagccccgtttccaccgagcagttcagttcagttcggacccattttttctgtttccactgtgaaaagttgtggatggtaccaatggaaccgttctgtactgtccccatttttggtcccccctctgttggggtacctagcacacagatctggtaccaaaaggtggagctgtgaacactgcagtctgttgattggtcaatagaggacagccactctgctcagggctgagttgttgCTGGTTTTGGGGCTTATGTGTAACCAAACGCTGCTGGTGcaatgtaatataaggagctggagagtGCCTATAGGGTGGGAAGgagggctggtggatgggtccaacaaaccacgGACTTTCACCTTTGAGCCtgatgttcacttcctgtataaATACAGAGCCAAAACctgaccatgtgcttttgttgatgtccttGCATTCGTTGCGGCTTCCCAAAtcgtcaacaacagatgcaggaggacaCCTAGGATAAgcatttttaaagcttttagcGAGATGTTTGAAACCCAATTGGACCCCAACCCAGACTGAACACTTTTTGGTCTAACTTTGAAGGAATCCAGTGCTATCTTACCAAATAAAGCCCACGAGGTTATAACTTTCACTTCTCTCCTGGCAAGACATTTGATCCTTCTACAGTGGAAGCAACGCGCTCCCCTATCCTTTCTCACTGGGTCGCAGATGTTATGCATTTCttaaagttagaaaaaaatcaaaatcacacTCAAACCTTTAATTAGATATGGAGTCCCTTTCTGGACTTTTTTGATTACCTCTAGGAACCTCTCAATAAAGAATAAGATGGTCGCTATGAATGTtgcacaacagcaacatttcccttttcccctctctctctacaTTTTGAGTAATCAATACAATTATTTTGTTCTGTTAGCTTCCCTTCTTTACCTGAATGTATCTTGTAGCCTGtacgacacattctcactccgacctcgtcacatattgacgtgcttggtcatggactttccacatccagatatgatgtgcaaggtaccctgggtgtgttagttgttctggacagtctctttcaaattaaatgcactatgtcggtacaacactgcgatTGACGTTTCTTTACTTCAGCAGCAAACAATCTtcttataatcttacaggataCAAACACTGTTCTCTTGGGTGAAAggcggtgtttgttggacccatccgccacCACTCCTGCCCGCCCCAGTTGGACTATCGCTGCCTTAACTTGCATActtgtcccaccgtgtttccTCCTGATCATGCAAATGTTAAAGGATGctttttttcgttggtttcttaCGCCGtgagtcactgcccaagtgctggattgtGACATCGGAGCTCACCTGTAATCCTTTGGATGGGTGGTCATCTAACATTATTACTCtattgttaaaatggcattacattggGTGACAAGCGCATTACGAGTTGTCTGGGATGCGAAACTTAAAGTTTAGGGTTTGGgacttgactttggacttgaaTGCAATGACACAAGaattacttgtgacttgcaaaacaatgacttagtcCCACCTCTAAGTTTTACTCTTACAGCCTGATTTCTTTTTATAGCAagcagcaataataataataatatttctaACTTTACTATTACTACATGAGTACCAGAGTTGGTAGCACTGGTAACAGGGTGTTGGTGTTACTGGTGTAATTATGTGAATGTTTTCTGTTGGaagtgtgggtgtgtctgttgtgtgttttggggtGTGAAAACAATGAGTAATACATGAGGCATACCAAACAGTGCAGCGTGTATGAGTCCTGAATTTCAAGACGTGCATATATACACAGTCATGGCGTTACATAATAAACACATGAAGTTACAGGTGTTTTACTcaactgtgttttttaacatgtcATAATGGAAGTTGACTTATAGTTCTGTGTTTGTTCTGTGGTTATTTATCTTTATATGCACTTCCTCTATCAAAGATCTTCCTGAGCAACAGATCACCTGACttcctttttttaactgttCCGCAGACAATGGCCTCCTCAGGTATGTTACCAGAGAAACAGTTCCAGTGCTCCATCTGCCAGCAAGTGTTCACCGACCCGGTCACCACTCCCTGTGGACACAACTTCTGCCAGGCCTGCATCCAGAGTGTGTGGGACAGCAGCGAGGTCTGCCAGTGCCCCACCTGTAACAAATCATTCACCCCCCGTCCTGAAATCGGCATCAACACAGCCTTCAAAGAGCTGGCGGACACGTTTAGAAACATTGTCATTTGTTCGTCAGCGTCACCGCTGTGCACGGCCAAACCAGGCGAGGTGGCATGTGATGTCTGCACGGCGACATCCCTGCAGGTGAAGGCCCTGAAGTCCTGCCTGGTGTGTCTGACCTCGTACTGTAAAGCCCACCTGGAGCCTCACCAGAGAGTCGCCACCTTGAAGATCCACAAGCTGATCGAGCCGGTGAGGAACCTGCAGGAGAGGATGTGCAAGAAGCACGAGAGGCTGCTGGAGATGTTCTGCAGGGACGAACAGAAGTGTGTGTGCCAGTTCTGCACCGAGACCACGCACAAAGACCACCAGGCTGTTACAATAGAGGACGAGAGTCAGGAGAGGAAGGTAGAGTATATACTCTGTATTACAAGGGTATGGGCAATAAAGGTTTCTGAGGACCAAAATCAGTACTGATGCCTGATAACAATATTGCACTCATTTGCTCAGGCTTCAAAGGTTTAATGAAATCCTGAATGTTTTCCAAGCCTTGTGTCTAATTCCACATCTAATTGTTTCATTTCTCACAGTGTTACTAACTTACAGCCTGTCAACTGTCAATTTCCGCTCTAATTTGTTTAGGTCCAAATCAAGCAGACTGAGGCAGATTTTCAGCAGATGATTCAGGAGCGACTGAAGAAAGTGGAGGAGATCAAAAACTGTCTGAAGCTCAGCAACGTGAGTCTGAAAATGAGTCATTATCTTAATGCATCTGTCTTGTTTGAATTCAGCTGGTGACGTGAAGATTTCATCAAGTAttagcagctgcagcagactgTGATGACAGATTATACTATACTGATGattaaaaacataatgcaaCAGTAAACATCAGATTTTCTGTGCCATGCAGAATCAAAGAGCCGATGCTCAGACTGGACTGATTTATCGCAGATTTATCACTGAAAACAGTGCTGCTCTCTCTAACTCTACAACTTATCTGTAGTGGTAGTGAAAGGCATTTTAGGAAATATAGGGAAttacaaacagacacatgaaGTACAGAGGTACCTACCACAAGGTAGGTTAAATGAATTTCCCATTGAGAAAGGGACAACACTTCTAATGgtatatttgtttatattttgaatattcaTATTCACAATTTTTATCCCCGTCCAGGCAAGTGCAGAGAAGGAGATGAAGGAGAGCGACCGTCTTCTCACGTCTCTGATTCGCTCAATTGAGGAGAGACACACTGAAGTCCACACAGAGATCAAGGAGAAGCAGAAAGCAGCGGAGAGGAGGTCAGAGGAGCTCgttgaggagctgcagcaggaaatCACTGAACTGCAGAGGAGGAACGCTGagctggaggagctgagggACACTGACGACCATCTGCACATCTTACAGGTTATAATCAACCTTAAACTGTGGTGATGAATACTGAGGTTTTAACCTAGGAGAGCTGATAGTTCAGGTGTCAGGAGAGGGTTAGTCCCAGTTTTAACATCATATAAACAATATTCAAATTTCTTCTTCTATGTGTTTTCCTCTGATAGAAGTCGCCCTCTCTGATGTCACCTCCACCCACCAGAGAGTGGTCAGAGATCGGCATCCACCCTGAACTGTGCGTGGGGCCAGTGAGGAGGGCACTGTCTAAGCTGGACGACACCTTGAAGAATGAACTGGACAGCCTGAAGAAAGAAGGTAAAATATCTGGGCAGAGCATGACACTAACTGCatgtagtgatggccaaatgaagcctcatgaaccactttctttattttctgacctcaccagatggcgctattggtttaaagataaaggctgagGGACTGGCAATgagcgcgtttacatgcacacaaataaaccgatcattatctgatttctggagttacctgattattcaagtggtcatgtaaacagcataatccgataggctttatcagataaaagccattatctgattatgagaaatcagataaacacacctagctttttccccaatagtcagattattcggtgcatgtataccctttaatctggtttctttcgggttttgctattttatactcccactccactacattttagagggaaatattgtactttctactccactacgttaatctgacagcttttgtttcctttcagataaagattttacataaaataatatatttttatattctcagtgtttaaattgtcacttttattttatcttacttatatgttatgcactttgtgtgacaagtttatatacaatacacttgtatattgcactttgcagtacttttactccgaatctacccaaagtatgtaaaattggctccacattgataaactacacattagaatgctctcacatgtatttgttaatgataaaaacaaacagtactgtaagaatataagctgtcagaatgatgagtgctttattttgcaaatatatgactTGCGTACTTTTCAAGGATACGAGTacctactgtaacaggaagtttgagttttatgtcatgtacttgaggagaaatccaactgaaggactgaatcatgtaaaccaggtttttctgattatcagattattgaAGTGCACGTAAACGCGTCAAATCggattattaccattacctgattatttccagttatctgattattgtgcTTATGTAACCGTGCTCAATGAaatgtgctttcaaacctttgttgaacacaCAGCGCCATCTAGtagcttcagaaaataaagacagtggttcatgaggcctcatttggccatcactaactGCATGTGATCATCATCAAATATTACAGTCAAATTCATGACACTTTTTAATTCATAACTTCTCTaaagtttcatgtttttaaccAAAATGTCTCATTGAAACCACCCAAACTGATTTTTATCTTCCTGACAGAGATAAAGAGGATGCAGAAATATGCAGGTAAGATCTCGAATATATATGTGAAAAGCCATTTGGCGTGTTTGAAAAGCTTTGATTTTGCTGCCCACTTGTGGttgtcacaaaaaaaacaccatggcACAGATAAACAGCTGACAAAGATTAAATTGACACACAGATGCCACCAATATTCACTAATATTGGCCCATTTTTTCTACGAACAAAAACTATGTCAACAGAATTATATGAACAGTACTATAATCACATACAACGTCTACACATAATGGCTCGAGATTcactaatttatttaatttggaTTATCCTTTTTGTTATGTATAGCAGCAGTCTAAGTTCAtttaatcattcattcatttgctcACTTCTGTCACTTTCTTATTTACCTTCCACCTTCAGACCAATAGCTATGCGTGGCTAAAGTAGCATAAATGTCTGGCTTTATGACTCATAGTCATAAAGTTTAGTAGTGGTAGCAGTATAGTAGTGGTAATAGTGGTAGTAAAGTAGAGCATATTCCTGTTGGTATCTTATCTGTAAGTGATGTAATCTTATCACTGAGCGATGTGTAATCACTGACACTAGGTGTCTATGTCAGGTCTGGAGGTCATCAGACCCAGAAATGAACAAACATTAAATAAGTGAAAtaatcaggctgttctcatgcactgttcatgtGTTTTCCTATGAAATGTAAAGCATCAAAATTCACGCATATCCTAAGTAaccatgagccagtaattcctGTATAATTCAGATATTTGGGCAgcctgcaatcatgtgacctaCGCGCTGACAGAAGTAAAGAAGGAAGGGGTCCATGTAATGCGGCAGGttagggtggtggatgtgtcacaAAACATAAGACTTTCCCAGTAGACtggtgtttcttttcctaaaccttaccacagtaactttacattaaatacgtaactttatgttcaGTTTGCAATGTCATCCATGGGGTCACTAATTcataagatatcatacaaagTGCTGAGGATATGTTGAAGTATGACATACatgtgacaccaaaagtataTATTTTGCAATTTAAACATTCTCCAGTGACTACAACAaccattacattttaatttctgtaaatatatttacttTCTTGAACAAAGAGAGCAGTGTGTTAAAATAGACTCTGCCCAGTCATCTGTCCAGATTTGCCGAATAGGAATTCCACAAGGTTCAATTTAGGGCCCTTTACTTTTTAGTTTGAACATAAATGATTTACTTGACAGTTGCAAAAGAGTCAAATGTCAAATGTATGTGGATGAGACAATTATATATGTGTCTGCAAAAACCCCTTAGATAGAATAGAAAGAAGACTAAACACTCTGCCCAATGTATTCTAATTTACTTCTGCCATCTAGTGAACACTTATGCAAATACAGTGTATTCCGAATACTATTTCATCGGTTTCCCCTCCGAAACTGGTGAAATGGTTGCACctaatataaaatgtaataagaTGTCAGAAATGCACTCGTTAACAGGGCATTGTCTGTTGTCTTAACACGCCTTTAACACGTTAGGACGCTATATATTTACCTGTTAAGACGAACAAATTTTACTTACTAATACAAATGTCAAGACAGACATATAAAGCCATATGGCTCTCGATGTTGTCGGAGTCGAGGTAGACATAGAAGAGTTAGTAGTAGATTTTGTATTAAGTTCTCTCCATATCATCTCTTCAGTTGACGTGGTTCTAGACCCGGACACTGCCCATCCAAACATCGTCCTGTCAAGTGACGGAAAGCAGGCGGGCCGCGCTGAGCTGCTACACATTGTGCCAGATATCCCTCAACGCTTTGACCCCGTCATTTGTGTTCTAGGCAAGAAAGGCTACATGTCTGGGAGGTTCTACTTCCAGGTCAGCATCTTCTTTAATTCATTTAAGAGTGTTTTGGAAATCAACTCTGTATTCTGTAGGTTCCATGTTCAATGTTTCCTACTCTCTTGTAATTTATCAGGTGGTAGTAGCAGCAAAGACCTTCTGGGACCTGGGCGTGGTCAAAGAGTCCGTTAACAGGAAGGGGATGATCACCTCCAAGCCAGAGAACGGCTTCTGGACGGTGCGGCTGAGGAACGGCACAGAGTATCGCGCTTTGGATTCCCCCTCAGTCCATCTTCCCCTCAAGGACAAGCCGCAGATTGTGGGAGTGTTTACGGATTACGAGGAGGGGATCGTGTCGTTCTTTGATGTGGAGACCAGGTCTCATATCTACTCTTTCACTGGGTGCTTGTTCTCTGAGAGGATCTTCCCCTTCTTCAGCCCGGGTGTTTTTGATGAAGGGAAGAATGTAGCGGCATTGGTTATCGCAGCTGTTAATCCTGAGACGTAGACTTGAAGATGAGCCTTCGACTGTATTCTGAAGTTGCAAGAGAGATTTTGACTCACAGAACTGATTAGTAATGAGTacagtcttgttttgtttgttttttggtgtcTGGGTTTCTAGTGCAGTTCTCAAAGACTGTAACACCCCACATCCTCTATACAAGGCATCATGGCCTTGAACCTACTAGCCATAATCGGAAATGTTTCAAAGTTGCTATTGACTATAGAAGTTCATTTGAACTAGGGTAATATTTTCTTTGCTCTTCCTGGAAAAAGAAGCATTCAGAGCAGCAAAGACTGGACTAATGAACCAACCATGACGACCATGACAGTATAGAAGTTACTATGGTTCAGCAATGAGTGAATCTACATTATATATAAAACTGCACAGGATAGCTGACTTAAGGTGACGTCCAAACAAAGCACAGAAAGTGCTTATGTACAAAAACATCCTGATTTATAATACAGTGGGCCCACGTATCCCACac
Proteins encoded in this region:
- the LOC126403710 gene encoding E3 ubiquitin-protein ligase TRIM39-like, producing MASSGMLPEKQFQCSICQQVFTDPVTTPCGHNFCQACIQSVWDSSEVCQCPTCNKSFTPRPEIGINTAFKELADTFRNIVICSSASPLCTAKPGEVACDVCTATSLQVKALKSCLVCLTSYCKAHLEPHQRVATLKIHKLIEPVRNLQERMCKKHERLLEMFCRDEQKCVCQFCTETTHKDHQAVTIEDESQERKVQIKQTEADFQQMIQERLKKVEEIKNCLKLSNASAEKEMKESDRLLTSLIRSIEERHTEVHTEIKEKQKAAERRSEELVEELQQEITELQRRNAELEELRDTDDHLHILQKSPSLMSPPPTREWSEIGIHPELCVGPVRRALSKLDDTLKNELDSLKKEEIKRMQKYAVDVVLDPDTAHPNIVLSSDGKQAGRAELLHIVPDIPQRFDPVICVLGKKGYMSGRFYFQVVVAAKTFWDLGVVKESVNRKGMITSKPENGFWTVRLRNGTEYRALDSPSVHLPLKDKPQIVGVFTDYEEGIVSFFDVETRSHIYSFTGCLFSERIFPFFSPGVFDEGKNVAALVIAAVNPET